A genomic segment from Comamonas terrigena NBRC 13299 encodes:
- a CDS encoding response regulator transcription factor yields MPRFLIIEDDTQNARFLAEGMRELQAEVCVCHDGMEGLTQAVTGHWEAIVLDRMLPDGFDGLKILQALRGMGNTTPVLVLSALSTTDERVRCLKAGCDDYLTKPFAFSELHARLEALLRRVHTPAPIPMLEVADLRLNLLSRYAERGGTTLQLQPREFRLLAFLARHVDQTVTRTMLLESVWDYRFDPQTNVIDVHISRLRNKVDKGFNPPLIHTVRGVGYCLSTTAPTA; encoded by the coding sequence ATGCCCCGTTTCCTGATCATCGAAGATGACACCCAGAACGCCCGCTTTCTGGCCGAAGGCATGCGCGAGCTGCAGGCCGAGGTGTGTGTGTGCCACGATGGCATGGAAGGGCTGACCCAGGCGGTCACCGGCCACTGGGAGGCCATCGTGCTGGACCGCATGCTGCCCGACGGTTTCGACGGCCTGAAAATCCTGCAGGCGCTGCGCGGCATGGGCAACACCACGCCGGTGCTGGTGCTCAGCGCCCTGTCCACCACGGACGAACGCGTGCGCTGCCTCAAGGCCGGCTGTGACGACTATCTGACCAAACCCTTTGCCTTTTCCGAACTGCACGCCCGCCTGGAAGCCCTGCTGCGCCGCGTGCACACGCCAGCCCCCATCCCCATGCTGGAAGTGGCAGACCTGCGGCTCAATCTGCTCAGCCGCTATGCCGAACGCGGCGGCACCACCTTGCAGCTGCAGCCCCGGGAATTCCGGCTGCTGGCCTTTCTGGCCCGCCATGTGGACCAGACCGTCACCCGCACCATGCTGCTGGAGTCGGTGTGGGACTACCGCTTCGACCCGCAGACCAATGTGATCGACGTGCACATCAGCCGCCTGCGCAACAAGGTGGACAAGGGCT
- a CDS encoding TolC family protein, producing the protein MKTIKTIAVAAALVAAGACLAAETVPGTASRAAGEPTNATTASADPLPQSLGLVEFLSLVRSRHPVLRAMPLRQGMDRADVRIAGTWANPSIHYARKPDEKEWGIEQPVPVFGQVSMRTEAAKLAAATAQAERSVEAQDILNQAAQRFAELLVAQEKLSAKQQAMEHLNQAVKVVQGQVELGARSKYDGARVELQRAQLEAQLEQQQAETQAAQAALAELLVQPHWQPRAIGSLLPAKPVPAAADASFDRLWEQAAPQLPQLQAVHAKVLQAEQLISQQAREALPTPSIGVARVRNRPDGSSYNQVGISMELPLFDRKQGAVDRARLEYEQAMLEEQSAQQLARQRLQQALAQRNLLRKTLQSFESRGLTQLDPLRRMALDAYRLGQSSILEWLDAMESVAEHQQQYLDLTLRVWQAEWELQTAQGRQPLPPQ; encoded by the coding sequence ATGAAGACCATTAAAACCATTGCCGTGGCCGCTGCCCTGGTGGCAGCAGGTGCCTGCCTGGCCGCAGAAACGGTGCCCGGCACGGCCTCCCGCGCTGCGGGAGAGCCCACAAACGCCACCACCGCCTCTGCCGACCCGCTGCCCCAGTCCCTGGGTCTGGTGGAGTTCCTGTCCCTGGTGCGCAGCCGCCATCCGGTGCTGCGCGCCATGCCGCTGCGCCAGGGCATGGACCGTGCCGATGTACGCATCGCCGGGACCTGGGCCAACCCCAGCATCCACTACGCCCGCAAGCCCGATGAAAAGGAATGGGGCATCGAGCAGCCGGTGCCGGTCTTCGGCCAGGTGTCCATGCGCACCGAGGCCGCCAAACTGGCCGCAGCCACGGCCCAGGCCGAGCGCTCCGTCGAAGCGCAGGACATCCTCAACCAGGCAGCCCAGCGCTTTGCGGAGCTGCTGGTAGCCCAGGAAAAGCTGAGCGCCAAGCAACAGGCCATGGAACACCTGAACCAGGCGGTCAAGGTGGTCCAGGGCCAGGTGGAACTGGGGGCCCGCAGCAAGTACGACGGTGCCCGCGTCGAACTGCAGCGCGCCCAGCTCGAGGCGCAGCTGGAACAGCAACAGGCCGAGACACAGGCCGCCCAGGCGGCCCTGGCGGAACTGCTGGTTCAGCCCCATTGGCAACCCCGCGCCATCGGCAGCCTGCTGCCGGCCAAGCCGGTCCCGGCTGCGGCCGATGCGTCGTTCGACCGCCTGTGGGAACAGGCTGCGCCCCAGCTTCCCCAGCTGCAGGCGGTCCATGCCAAGGTGCTGCAGGCCGAACAGCTGATCAGCCAACAGGCCCGCGAAGCCCTGCCCACGCCCAGCATCGGCGTGGCGCGGGTGCGCAACCGCCCCGACGGCAGCAGCTACAACCAGGTCGGCATCTCGATGGAGCTGCCGCTGTTCGATCGCAAGCAGGGTGCGGTGGACCGTGCCCGGCTGGAGTACGAACAGGCCATGCTGGAAGAGCAGTCCGCACAGCAACTGGCGCGACAGCGTCTGCAACAGGCCCTGGCGCAACGCAACCTGCTGCGCAAGACGCTGCAATCGTTTGAGAGCCGCGGCCTGACCCAGCTGGACCCGCTGCGGCGCATGGCCCTGGATGCCTACCGCCTGGGGCAAAGCAGCATCCTGGAATGGCTGGACGCCATGGAATCGGTGGCGGAGCACCAGCAGCAGTACCTGGATCTGACGCTGCGCGTCTGGCAGGCCGAGTGGGAACTGCAGACGGCCCAAGGCCGCCAGCCCCTGCCGCCGCAGTGA
- a CDS encoding efflux RND transporter permease subunit — MLRAFIDFVVHRRLVALCATLAIAIYGIYAYLQTAIEAYPDVTNVQVGIIAQAPGLAPEEVERQITQPLERELNGTPGLISLRSESYFGLSMVNLVFNDDANSFKARAEVAQRLPQADLPPGVTPEMAPDYTPLGKIYYYRLRSDRHTLDQLRSEQEWNIVRVLKQVQGVADVVSVGGFVKEYHVEVNPDKLYRLGLSLGDVTEALEKSNRNVGGGLLRRGEQSFIIRGIGLLKSPQEIKDVVVQLRGGAPVTIGDVAQVIQSHTPRQGSVGMDDENDVVQGIVLLKRGENPSVVLEGIHEKVEQLNGGLLPEGMHMEVTYDRSDLVGHTLATVQHNLLFGACLIIAILWLVLRSIRGSLIVAAVIPLSLLVAFIGLHWLGMPANLISMGAIDFGIMVDGAVVLAENIIRNARLRKPTTQREMRAIIIDSAIAVAKPTLFAMAIVIAALIPVFSLESIEGRIFRPLAMTYSFALLGALLFAMGLVPALCALFLKPKHVMAPEPAVFERMDHGFHRWIAATLHNPRRRTTVAAVALAILAIAGLSATKLGTEFLPALDEGDAYVLVQMPASISLEKGQEVLADVRQIIRQFPEVISVSTEQGRPESGTDNETLNMAKVLVRLKPLKEWRAGLDKSALIEEMRAQLGTIPGVAFNFSQPIRDSVEESTSGARGQVVLKVFGPEIPQLRAILQKTMEEVRHIEGVVDLDLYRDAPAPQLHVEFNREALARQGIPMDTAQKTLELALAGDIATTLWEGERGIPVRVRLPYANRMDESSIRDIAIPTASGGSVPLHAVGTVSVKIGNASIFRENNLRYMALKFNVEGRDIGSVVKETLATFKDKVQVPDGYQAVWGGEWENQQRAAKRLQVVVPLSLLIVFALLFGALGQARSSFVILLCTPFTMVGGIAALHFTGIELSISAAIGFIALLGQVALAGLLVISSVESLRRQGTPLLEAVVEGTVERLRSVLLVAMLALLGLLPMALSTGVGSETQRPFASVIVGGMLVLPMVALVLLPVLYVWLGPKTLKKPDELDEDH; from the coding sequence ATGCTGCGTGCGTTTATTGACTTCGTCGTCCACCGACGGCTGGTGGCCCTGTGCGCCACCCTCGCGATTGCCATCTACGGCATCTACGCCTACCTGCAGACCGCCATCGAGGCCTACCCCGATGTGACCAATGTGCAGGTGGGCATCATTGCGCAGGCCCCTGGCCTGGCTCCGGAAGAGGTGGAGCGCCAGATCACCCAGCCGCTGGAGCGTGAGCTCAACGGCACCCCCGGGCTGATCTCCCTGCGCTCGGAAAGCTACTTCGGCCTGTCCATGGTGAACCTGGTGTTCAACGATGACGCCAACAGCTTCAAGGCCCGCGCCGAAGTGGCGCAGCGCCTGCCCCAGGCCGACCTGCCCCCGGGCGTCACGCCCGAGATGGCGCCCGACTACACCCCGCTGGGCAAGATCTACTACTACCGCCTGCGCAGCGACCGCCATACGCTGGACCAGCTGCGCTCGGAGCAGGAATGGAACATCGTGCGCGTGCTCAAGCAGGTGCAGGGTGTGGCCGACGTGGTGAGCGTGGGCGGCTTCGTCAAGGAATACCACGTCGAGGTGAACCCCGACAAGCTGTACCGCCTGGGTCTGTCGCTGGGCGATGTGACCGAGGCCCTGGAGAAGTCCAACCGCAACGTGGGCGGCGGCCTGCTGCGCCGGGGCGAACAGTCGTTCATCATCCGCGGCATCGGCCTGCTGAAGTCTCCGCAGGAGATCAAGGACGTGGTGGTGCAGCTGCGCGGCGGTGCGCCCGTCACCATCGGCGATGTGGCCCAGGTCATCCAGTCGCACACCCCCCGCCAGGGCTCGGTGGGCATGGACGACGAGAACGATGTGGTGCAAGGCATCGTGCTGCTCAAGCGCGGCGAAAACCCCTCGGTGGTGCTGGAAGGCATCCATGAAAAGGTGGAGCAGCTCAATGGTGGCCTGCTGCCCGAAGGCATGCACATGGAGGTCACCTACGACCGCTCCGACCTCGTGGGCCACACCCTGGCCACGGTGCAGCACAACCTGCTGTTCGGCGCCTGCCTGATCATCGCCATCCTGTGGCTGGTGCTGCGCAGCATCCGCGGCTCGCTGATCGTGGCGGCCGTGATTCCGCTGTCGCTGCTGGTGGCCTTCATCGGCCTGCACTGGCTGGGCATGCCGGCCAACCTGATCTCCATGGGCGCCATCGACTTCGGCATCATGGTGGACGGTGCCGTGGTGCTGGCGGAGAACATCATCCGCAACGCCCGCCTGCGCAAGCCCACCACCCAGCGCGAGATGCGCGCCATCATCATCGACTCCGCCATCGCCGTGGCCAAGCCCACGCTGTTTGCCATGGCCATCGTGATTGCCGCGCTGATCCCGGTGTTCTCGCTGGAAAGCATCGAAGGCCGCATCTTCCGTCCGCTGGCCATGACCTACAGCTTCGCGCTGCTGGGCGCCCTGCTGTTCGCCATGGGACTGGTGCCCGCCCTGTGCGCGCTGTTCCTCAAGCCCAAGCATGTGATGGCGCCCGAGCCGGCGGTGTTCGAGCGCATGGACCATGGCTTCCACCGCTGGATTGCCGCGACGCTGCACAACCCACGCCGCCGCACCACGGTGGCGGCAGTGGCCCTGGCCATCCTGGCGATTGCAGGTCTGTCCGCCACCAAGCTGGGCACCGAATTCCTGCCTGCCCTGGACGAAGGCGATGCCTATGTACTGGTGCAGATGCCCGCCTCCATCTCGCTGGAAAAAGGCCAGGAAGTGCTGGCCGATGTGCGCCAGATCATCCGCCAGTTCCCCGAGGTGATTTCGGTCAGCACGGAACAGGGCCGTCCGGAGTCGGGCACCGACAACGAGACCCTGAACATGGCCAAGGTGCTGGTCCGCCTCAAGCCGCTGAAGGAATGGCGTGCCGGGCTGGACAAGTCTGCACTGATCGAGGAAATGCGCGCGCAGCTGGGCACCATTCCCGGGGTGGCATTCAACTTCTCGCAGCCCATCCGTGACAGCGTGGAGGAATCCACCTCCGGCGCCCGCGGACAGGTCGTGCTGAAGGTCTTCGGTCCCGAGATTCCGCAGCTGCGCGCCATCCTGCAAAAGACCATGGAAGAGGTGCGCCACATCGAGGGCGTGGTCGACCTGGACCTGTACCGCGATGCCCCCGCACCGCAGCTGCACGTGGAGTTCAACCGCGAAGCCCTGGCACGCCAGGGCATCCCCATGGACACCGCGCAGAAGACGCTGGAGCTGGCCCTGGCCGGCGACATTGCCACCACGCTGTGGGAAGGCGAACGCGGCATCCCGGTGCGCGTGCGCCTGCCCTATGCGAACCGCATGGATGAGTCCAGCATCCGCGACATCGCCATCCCCACGGCCTCCGGAGGCTCCGTGCCGCTGCATGCCGTGGGCACGGTGTCGGTGAAGATCGGCAATGCCTCCATCTTCCGCGAGAACAACCTGCGCTACATGGCGCTGAAGTTCAACGTCGAAGGCCGCGACATCGGCTCGGTCGTCAAGGAAACGCTGGCCACCTTCAAGGACAAGGTGCAGGTGCCCGATGGCTACCAGGCCGTCTGGGGCGGCGAGTGGGAGAACCAGCAGCGTGCTGCCAAGCGCCTGCAGGTGGTGGTGCCGCTGTCGCTGCTGATCGTGTTCGCCCTGCTGTTCGGCGCGCTGGGACAGGCTCGCAGCTCCTTTGTGATCCTGCTGTGCACCCCCTTCACCATGGTGGGCGGCATTGCCGCACTGCACTTCACCGGCATCGAGCTGTCCATCAGCGCGGCCATCGGCTTCATCGCCCTGCTGGGCCAGGTCGCGCTGGCGGGTCTGCTGGTGATTTCCTCGGTGGAGTCGCTGCGCCGCCAGGGCACGCCGCTGCTGGAAGCGGTCGTGGAAGGCACAGTCGAGCGCCTGCGCTCGGTGCTGCTGGTCGCCATGCTGGCCTTGCTGGGCCTGTTGCCCATGGCCTTGTCCACCGGCGTGGGCAGCGAAACCCAGCGCCCCTTTGCCTCGGTGATCGTGGGCGGCATGTTGGTGCTGCCGATGGTTGCACTGGTGCTGCTGCCCGTGCTGTACGTATGGCTGGGCCCCAAGACCCTGAAGAAACCGGATGAGTTGGATGAAGACCATTAA
- a CDS encoding efflux RND transporter periplasmic adaptor subunit, whose amino-acid sequence MRDLIPSLPLSTLTARLQRHRTAALLAGALCAFPAWSETPPAVQVAPAALRAVQVATVQAPQAGQLFWAPAHLEYLPGQLDSVVAPVQARVTAIHVQPGQTVKAGAPLATLVSADALRMRHEVRAAQLASETARTELQRQQNLVERGVGTDMELRSAQARSKEAAQELERARGTAALLGQDGGDRIVLRAPHAGVVAQHQATMGALAEAGAVLFAIGNPQSLGIVADVFEAELAGLKAGSAAQVELQTQAAAVPAKVLQVGAVVNAESRRAAVQLAFADKTVPAGLRAGMQARVGIAMERGDQMMVPLAAVLIKGENRTVVFVQTGEHAFAARDIQLGQPVRGWVPVISGLKPGERIVVRGALLLDGAASQML is encoded by the coding sequence ATGCGCGATCTGATTCCGTCCCTTCCCCTTTCCACGCTGACAGCCCGGCTGCAGCGCCACCGCACAGCGGCCTTGCTGGCCGGCGCGCTGTGTGCCTTCCCGGCGTGGAGCGAAACCCCACCCGCCGTGCAGGTGGCCCCGGCCGCCTTGCGCGCCGTCCAGGTCGCCACGGTGCAGGCGCCACAGGCAGGTCAGCTGTTCTGGGCCCCCGCCCACCTGGAATACCTGCCGGGCCAGCTCGACAGCGTCGTGGCCCCGGTGCAGGCACGGGTGACCGCCATCCATGTGCAGCCCGGCCAGACCGTCAAGGCCGGCGCCCCGCTGGCCACCCTGGTGAGCGCCGATGCCCTGCGGATGCGCCACGAAGTCCGGGCCGCGCAGCTGGCCTCCGAGACCGCCAGAACCGAACTCCAGCGCCAGCAGAACCTGGTGGAGCGCGGCGTGGGAACCGACATGGAGCTGCGCTCCGCCCAGGCCCGCAGCAAGGAAGCCGCCCAGGAGCTGGAACGTGCCAGAGGCACGGCCGCCCTGCTGGGCCAGGATGGTGGTGACCGCATCGTGTTGCGCGCGCCGCATGCCGGCGTCGTGGCACAGCACCAGGCGACCATGGGCGCACTGGCCGAGGCCGGCGCCGTGCTGTTCGCCATCGGCAATCCCCAGTCGCTGGGCATTGTGGCAGACGTGTTCGAGGCCGAACTGGCCGGTCTGAAAGCCGGCAGTGCCGCCCAGGTCGAGCTGCAGACCCAGGCCGCCGCCGTGCCCGCCAAGGTGCTGCAGGTCGGCGCCGTGGTGAACGCCGAATCCCGCCGCGCAGCAGTCCAGCTGGCCTTTGCGGACAAGACCGTGCCGGCCGGCCTGCGTGCCGGCATGCAGGCCCGCGTCGGCATTGCCATGGAACGCGGGGACCAGATGATGGTGCCGCTGGCCGCCGTGCTGATCAAGGGCGAAAACCGCACCGTGGTGTTTGTGCAGACCGGCGAACACGCGTTCGCGGCGCGGGACATCCAGCTGGGCCAGCCCGTGCGCGGCTGGGTGCCCGTGATCTCCGGGCTCAAGCCCGGCGAGCGCATCGTCGTGCGTGGCGCCCTGCTGCTGGATGGCGCTGCCAGCCAGATGCTGTAA